One genomic region from Alosa alosa isolate M-15738 ecotype Scorff River chromosome 12, AALO_Geno_1.1, whole genome shotgun sequence encodes:
- the psmb7 gene encoding proteasome subunit beta type-7 isoform X2 has translation MATLSVCQPQYGGFSFENCKRNALLEAEITKLGCSIPAARKTGTTICGVVFKDGIVLGADTRATEGMIVADKNCSKIHYISPNIYCCGAGTAADTEMTTQLISSNLELHSLSTGRLPRVATANRMLKQMLFRYQGYIGAALVLGGVDCMGPHLYSIYPHGSTDKLPYVTMGSGSLAAMAVFEDRYIPNMEEDEAKRLVRDAIAAGIFNDLGSGSNIDLCVIKKDKVDYLRPHDEANKKGVRAGNYKYKCGTTAVLTKAMTPLNLEVVDETVQTMDTS, from the exons ATGGCGACTCTGTCAGTGTGCCAGCCGCAGTACGGAGGTTTCAGTTTCGAAAATTGTAAGAG GAATGCCCTCTTAGAAGCTGAGATTACTAAACTAGGATGTAGCATTCCCGCTGCTCGGAAAACTGGAACAACAATCTGTGGTGTTGTGTTCAAG GATGGCATTGTTTTGGGTGCTGACACAAGGGCCACAGAAGGCATGATTGTGGCAGATAAAAACTGCTCCAAGATCCACTACATTTCCCCTAACATCTA CTGCTGCGGTGCAGGCACAGCCGCGGACACCGAGATGACTACGCAGCTCATCTCCTCCAACCTGGAGCTGCACTCGCTCTCCACAGGCCGCCTGCCCCGCGTCGCCACCGCCAACCGCATGCTCAAACAGATGCTCTTCAG ATATCAGGGCTACATCGGGGCAGCTCTTGTGCTGGGTGGGGTGGACTGCATGGGCCCTCACCTCTACTCCATCTACCCCCACGGCTCAACTGACAAGCTTCCCTACGTCACCATGG GCTCTGGCTCTCTGGCTGCTATGGCTGTCTTTGAGGACCGCTACATCCCCAACATGGAG GAAGATGAGGCCAAGCGTCTGGTCCGAGACGCCATTGCAGCAGGTATCTTCAACGACCTGGGCTCTGGCAGCAACATTGACCTGTGTGTGATCAAAAAGGACAAGGTGGATTACCTGCGGCCCCACGACGAGGCCAACAAGAAGGGTGTCAG AGCTGGGAACTACAAGTACAAGTGTGGCACGACCGCTGTCCTGACCAAAGCCATGACCCCTCTGAATCTGGAGGTGGTGGACGAGACTGTTCAGACCATGGACACCTCCTGA
- the psmb7 gene encoding proteasome subunit beta type-7 isoform X1, with translation MATLSVCQPQYGGFSFENCKRNALLEAEITKLGCSIPAARKTGTTICGVVFKDGIVLGADTRATEGMIVADKNCSKIHYISPNIYCCGAGTAADTEMTTQLISSNLELHSLSTGRLPRVATANRMLKQMLFRYQGYIGAALVLGGVDCMGPHLYSIYPHGSTDKLPYVTMGSGSLAAMAVFEDRYIPNMEEDEAKRLVRDAIAAGIFNDLGSGSNIDLCVIKKDKVDYLRPHDEANKKGVRGNELGAMPVAGNYKYKCGTTAVLTKAMTPLNLEVVDETVQTMDTS, from the exons ATGGCGACTCTGTCAGTGTGCCAGCCGCAGTACGGAGGTTTCAGTTTCGAAAATTGTAAGAG GAATGCCCTCTTAGAAGCTGAGATTACTAAACTAGGATGTAGCATTCCCGCTGCTCGGAAAACTGGAACAACAATCTGTGGTGTTGTGTTCAAG GATGGCATTGTTTTGGGTGCTGACACAAGGGCCACAGAAGGCATGATTGTGGCAGATAAAAACTGCTCCAAGATCCACTACATTTCCCCTAACATCTA CTGCTGCGGTGCAGGCACAGCCGCGGACACCGAGATGACTACGCAGCTCATCTCCTCCAACCTGGAGCTGCACTCGCTCTCCACAGGCCGCCTGCCCCGCGTCGCCACCGCCAACCGCATGCTCAAACAGATGCTCTTCAG ATATCAGGGCTACATCGGGGCAGCTCTTGTGCTGGGTGGGGTGGACTGCATGGGCCCTCACCTCTACTCCATCTACCCCCACGGCTCAACTGACAAGCTTCCCTACGTCACCATGG GCTCTGGCTCTCTGGCTGCTATGGCTGTCTTTGAGGACCGCTACATCCCCAACATGGAG GAAGATGAGGCCAAGCGTCTGGTCCGAGACGCCATTGCAGCAGGTATCTTCAACGACCTGGGCTCTGGCAGCAACATTGACCTGTGTGTGATCAAAAAGGACAAGGTGGATTACCTGCGGCCCCACGACGAGGCCAACAAGAAGGGTGTCAG AGGGAATGAGCTTGGGGCAATGCCTGT AGCTGGGAACTACAAGTACAAGTGTGGCACGACCGCTGTCCTGACCAAAGCCATGACCCCTCTGAATCTGGAGGTGGTGGACGAGACTGTTCAGACCATGGACACCTCCTGA